From the genome of Clavelina lepadiformis chromosome 2, kaClaLepa1.1, whole genome shotgun sequence:
TAGTTTGATGGATTCAGTTTTATTATCTTTCTGGGaaactgcataaaaataacaattcaaAATATGCTATATAACTAACCACTGCTTGAAACTATTTTATGTTAGCAATTGATAGCATTATTTATTACCAGTAGGCTATGTTATTTGTAAGATACTCCTGTACAAAATATAACCAAATAAGCGTGTTCCAATAATTGTACCTGCTTCCACATGTGAAGATTTTTTCAAGCCTTTAACAGCATTAGGTTTGTTGGAAACTACTTAAAAAAACAGTCTTAAAATGTAACACAAATAAACGCTACTTAAGCCGAGCACATTTCTAAAAACTGCTGATATTATCGGTGGTACTGTGCCCgtgtaaattaaacaaaaatacaatctTCTCATTAATGAAGTAAGTTGTTAAACGTCTAGTAATCACCTAAACAGTACAAATAAAGATTTTTTCgataatgttttcaaaaacctACCAAGATTAGGCTGAACATTAACTGCTACAAGTGAAGTCGTATTGACGGTCCGAGCAACATTGCCTTCGTTTGAAACTCCTTAAAGCAACAGTCGAAAATGTGTCATGCACTCAAACACAGCTGGAAACGTTACTATGGGAGCTTTCGATAGCATTGGTAGTAACTTATGCGATTAGCATGTTTTGAGTTAACTAAACATAAATATGTAACTTCGTATTGGTGTATTCATGGACCAAACGTCTATGCTTCTAGCGACCACTAAATTAACACGATCAAAGCTTATTCCAATACACTCACTGAGCAGTTTAACCTACCAGTATCATTTTGAGCTGTTTGTACACCAGCAGATTCTTTGATGATTGAATAAACAACCGCAGCATCATCAGCATCAACTCGATTGAAAACTGTTTTACAATAACAGTCTAATTCTTCTAAACCAAAGTTATGACAAAGCTTGTTATCATGCTAAAAACTTGCCTTTTTTAGATAttatcaataaataaataattaaccaAACTAACTCACTTAAGACAATAACGCAGCCAGTATAGTCACGTATCTACTGTCATATAATAATAATCGATCGCTTCTTGGTCAGAGTTCAATTTTTAAAGTACcacaaaaataaagatttgttaaattattattattttataagcAAACATCTTCTGATGGTTTTGGCTTATCATTGTACTCCAAGTGTACATTAGCATAAGATGAGAGAAAAAATGGATAAATTGGTAAACAACAATGTTAAAAAGTCTCGTACCTGCTCTCGACGTCCTGGGCAGATCTTGGTCGACAATTAAAGAAGAAGTTGAGAAAGATTGGTTAGGTCCGCCATCTTGGACCATGGTGGTCGCATCATTGGCATCATAACCTATGGCAGGTAACGCAAGTCATTGGGTTCAGCAAAGTTGTTAAACGTAACACTGAGATAAAAGACAATATGGCTACAAATAGAAAAGAGATGaaggaaaaattattttaagtcgAACGAGTAAAGTGCCAGTGGGTGATGATAGATCAAAAGATTAATGTAATTTATTGGCTTGCGATGGATACAATGAGACGAGGAAACGTTCGTTTCTCTGTGAGGACGTTGAATTCGCTGATGCTAAACATCAGCCTCCGAAATtcttagtttttttgtttttattggttattaaaaaaaataaaaacagatttATGAAGTTGTATGCGTCCCAAGCGTGTTGTGTCGGTCTAACTATCAAATGCATTCATTTACTATTGCAAGGAATATTTCCACTGCACTAAGAAACGTGAAGAGCAATGCACGTAATTTGGATGACGTTGAAATCTTGATAGAAATCTTGTCTACAACGCAAAGCAAttgtggtaaattttaaaaaacatgagtAAGCGTAGACGCCAGGTAAGCATATacattaaattgaaataactGGTGTCATAAATGATTAATGAAGAAAATTGCTAAACTCCTGGCAACGATTAAACCAGCACAAGCAAGTTTGTTCCCCGTGATCACATTGAGCTAATGAACCTACCTGCATTAGTCTGATCATCTTGCTCTAGTGAATACGCTTTGTCGGTTTCAGCCGCATTAACCGAGCTGAACCCTGCGTGAAAATAACAATCTAAAGCAACTTTCCAACGTGAAACGTCGCACTCTGTTGCGTGTGGAGAGAATGACAATTATTTTGTGGATTACATTTGCTTGTCTATCGTGATCTTCTTCGGGGTTTTGATACTTaatgattgaaaatttttaagttaattttcGTGTTTTTCCTTATCAAACAAGCCTTTTTATTGCGTTTGTGAGAGTTTGTTCTGAcgtatttattattttttatcaaagcaGGTTCAAGGTGAAGTCTGGCTGTGATGTTCGATCGCCCGCGACCTTCTCTTTAGATTTTGCCTGGATCGAGGCCACACTTAGATAGAAATAGAATCAACTACGCTATCAACTAATCTCACTATTTTAACAGCTCGGCAAATTCCTAATGAAGTACTCCTTTGTAGTCCAACCTAGGCTATATACTTGACAATTAACATAGATCAGGGTATgcgaagtaaaactttcccTAGATGACCTAAGACTGTTCAGTGTGTTCAGATTTGTTGTGCGTTTTGAGtgaacttttttgaaattcgaGGTTAGCAGCGCGTCTGACTGTTTTAAATATTCTTGTCATATAAACATTAACATATAGGCTCATAGTAGTCAGTCTTAATACtcataactttaaaaatattttcgaaaCAATTTTCCCCAGAATAAGGCTAGTGGCTTTACCTTGCCGAGCGATTTGTGCATTCGGTTCAGCTCCGCCATTTGGGGGAATTCCTGGCGAAGGTGGCTGATTGTTTGGTAAATTTCCCTTTAGcataaaatttgacaaaagttTGGTTTTAGTTACATCAACTACACTTTGGatcaataatttaaaaatgaaattacacaagaaattgaaattacacagtttttttttaacaacaagTGATGCACTGGGATACGTAATATGGTGTATATATGGTGAAATATGGTGTATATATGGTGAAATATGGTGTATATATGGTGAAATATGGTGTAGGCCTGGTTTGCAAATCACGTTTTAAAGGCGACAAAAGTCGACACTGGTCCTTTAATTGAACACGAATTATTTATAGTTTACCGCGATGGCGTTGGCCGGTGGAAGTAGAGGTGGTTTTTGTAAAGGAGGAAGCCGAAGTTTGCCATTTCCTTCCAGTGCGTTCGCGTCCATTGCTGTAATAAGACAAATCAATAATTCAGCTTCAgaacaagaaataaaataacaaaaaacaattaaataccaaataataacaatacgGCAATAACACGTTGCACTTTGATGTTCACCAATTCTCTCTTTTTTCTCAAATTTAACTTTCTCTTCACCGTTGTGATGAGCAACAACATGTGAATGGTCTTTTCTCTCCCCATGTTGGCCGTCTGCAGGATTGATTCGCCTCTGAACTGCATCAACATAAAGATCTATAAAGTCCAGACTAAAAGACATCTCTAACAACATTGGCTTAAGCAAGCAATTTAATAATTCGTTGAAGTTGGGTTAGTTCTGCGAAATATTAATTGTTGGCAAGCGACCACGGACTAAATCTCGTAAATAACGCATCGCAATTTAGCAAAATACTAGGCTTCTACAACAAATCCAAACTCGcataaaacttcaaaaatacatCAATTGATAACAAAAACCTTTTTCATAGCAGTTCATTAAATTCACGTCAGAGCCACAAATTGTCTGGTACGCGCTTATCCGAGCGCATTAGCTCgttcaattaaattataagTGGTAGTTTTAGTTATTCTGttttaaaatcactgtattaTAACTGCACTTTCAATATAAAAGCTTTTGAAGAACCACACTGGCATTAAATTGTAATGTTATGAGTGCTCAATAACGTTGGCAATAGGCTACATGTCATTTGTGAAATCCACCATTAAACATAAACTAGAATAAACCTACCATATAAGAGTTAAGTACAAAAAGTTGtcgataataatttattgctTACAAATACACGTAATGCGTAATTCAGTCAGACAATTAGTGATAAGATAAATTAAAGATattgccaaaatgtttatcaccATGTTGGCtgtaagtaaattaaaaataattaacttacttttttctatAAAACAGTAGAATGCTACACTTATAGCAATCACTAAAGCAAGACATCCAATGCTTATCCCGATAATCAAACCTGCTGACGGGGGATCACCTAAAACATAATTGTATGTAAGTTACTGTAATACTGTAACCATACATTTGATACATCGTAGCTACTTGCTCAATATCCTTAAGCGGGTTCTAACTTCCTAACTATGCCATTTTGTGCCAATCTACGTTTAGTATTTGTATGAAAACGTAACAACAGATTATGGCTTCCTATTAtgtgaaacaaacaaagccATTTACGTAAGCAACTACAATTAAACGACCAGTCAAACCAATTGGTTGACATTCGAGATTGTCTGAAAATGTCCCATTAAGAAGACAATGCacttctttttcattttctttgtaaCCATCTTGGCAGGATAGCGTGCCAGTGGCGTTGAAGCCACACGGACCAGGACAGTTTACTACTACGCCGGGATATGAACTGCTATCCACGTCACAAGCTAAAACAATACATCATTAAAAAGAGACAGAGCTCTACGCAAACTGCCAAATTGAGCTGAGTTAGTTATAGACTTTTAGCAAAGCACGCTCAACATTTCCATGTGAAATACTTCAGCCTCAGTTTACGCTCAACAACGTCACTTACTTGCCACTGTCAGTGCCAGAACCACAACAGACCTTCCGTCACAATGCAAGAAGATCGTGAGGGGTCCAACTGGTAGTGGATTGTAGAAAGTCAGGTTTGTGCTCACCCAAGACGAAGCAGCGTCATAATCGCAATCAATCTCGATGCCTTTTACGCTGTTAGCGACAAACTGGCAGGGTGAAGAGAAGGAAAAATTTATAAACGGCATGTTATCGTCCCATCGGCAGTGCTCGGAAAAAGGAGTTCTGTTAAACGCAGCAGATACAATGAATGGTTGAACCCCACTGGCAATAACATCGCTGTCATCTATGGGAGGAATCGTTGTGATGGAGTTCGAAGTCGCTTCTAAAACAAACGCTAAGTCTCACATACTGGAAACGTAACTAACATTAACTAAAGATAGTCTATGCATAGTATGGAGGCCTAGGCTATAAACATCTAGGTTACACCTGATTCGTAAAAACCTACATTGTCTTTCTGTTTTATgaatcaaaattcaaaaatgtttgaagcAAAATCACTCACCAAACATCCAaacataaattattaaaacaacaaacacagATTTCATCGTTGCTCTAGCTTCGTAGAATAGGTGGGCAGTAGGAATGAAGATTCAAGTTATTCTAGTCATCTCACTACAGCTCACTTCCAGCTTCGGCGACATTTCCATTCTATTTATTGTTCTTTCGTGATTACAATGGAAGTTGGGAACACAATCCGTGTTTTCATTTAGAGTTCCCTGGTTCATTTCGTTCATTTAAATGTCCCTGTTTATTgaattgataattaattagaGGTTGTCATATCACATTTCCCTAGTGCGCGTTTGTGACGTAACTATACGACATAATGAGTGAAAGACAAAACAAAGCTATTGTCATAGGGGAGAACCCGAATGATGATTTCAAGGCTTAATCTAAATTCCAAAGCTAACAACCACGATACAATGAAGACAACAAGCTGCACTTCTGGCAACAACGATACCGCAATGAATACAGAAGTGCATTGTCACAATATAACATAGTTGACCACTCGCAGTTTACAAAACGCGGTTAAGTTTGCATTTCTATCTACAGTCAATGAATCGCCGCTCGTTATTATTGGTCGAATTAATTAGTGCTCACGCGCAAGTGAACAGTTCTGAATTCCGATCACAGGCTTACATCAAATTGCCTAAATTTTCATCAGCACATAatgaatgacgtcatatctGTATCCAATGTagagaaattgaaaaaaagaagaaactCTTTCAAAATGAACAAGTAATCGAAGCTTGTTGCGACAGGCAAAAGtttatgtaaataaaattttcaaaagttgcgagtcaacaataaaaaatgcgACTCGAGAGGAAGCGATTGTTCTACAACGTCACCGGGTCAAAAGTCATGCTGCAGTTTCCCAAAGGCAAGAAATTCTGCAACTACCACAGCTCAGTTATTCAAATATCATCGCTTGAATTGGGTTGGATGTTAACAAGGGCATTGTGGTCGGGATCCGGATTTTTACGCAAATCATAAAGCAAACGTCACAATTACTGCACACACGCGAAACTTGACGTCATTTTTAAACAAGGAACCGAAACGGgaacttaaaaattaatcaaGCGATGAATCATAGACATC
Proteins encoded in this window:
- the LOC143447372 gene encoding uncharacterized protein LOC143447372 isoform X5 encodes the protein MKSVFVVLIIYVWMFEATSNSITTIPPIDDSDVIASGVQPFIVSAAFNRTPFSEHCRWDDNMPFINFSFSSPCQFVANSVKGIEIDCDYDAASSWVSTNLTFYNPLPVGPLTIFLHCDGRSVVVLALTVATCDVDSSSYPGVVVNCPGPCGFNATGTLSCQDGYKENEKEVHCLLNGTFSDNLECQPIGLTGDPPSAGLIIGISIGCLALVIAISVAFYCFIEKIQRRINPADGQHGERKDHSHVVAHHNGEEKVKFEKKERIAMDANALEGNGKLRLPPLQKPPLLPPANAIAGNLPNNQPPSPGIPPNGGAEPNAQIARQGYDANDATTMVQDGGPNQSFSTSSLIVDQDLPRTSRAEELDCYCKTVFNRVDADDAAVVYSIIKESAGVQTAQNDTGVSNEGNVARTVNTTSLVAVNVQPNLVVSNKPNAVKGLKKSSHVEAVSQKDNKTESIKLSTEKQAYQTDVVTLGSIEPNISSKSSSASSKEPQALASTTVKNLNPEVHPRVEKSGRRNVKVGQKRQKRKGKHTKKKKKKTTMNKVTPEP
- the LOC143447372 gene encoding uncharacterized protein LOC143447372 isoform X1 — its product is MKSVFVVLIIYVWMFEATSNSITTIPPIDDSDVIASGVQPFIVSAAFNRTPFSEHCRWDDNMPFINFSFSSPCQFVANSVKGIEIDCDYDAASSWVSTNLTFYNPLPVGPLTIFLHCDGRSVVVLALTVATCDVDSSSYPGVVVNCPGPCGFNATGTLSCQDGYKENEKEVHCLLNGTFSDNLECQPIGLTGDPPSAGLIIGISIGCLALVIAISVAFYCFIEKIQRRINPADGQHGERKDHSHVVAHHNGEEKVKFEKKERIAMDANALEGNGKLRLPPLQKPPLLPPANAIAGNLPNNQPPSPGIPPNGGAEPNAQIARQGFSSVNAAETDKAYSLEQDDQTNAGYDANDATTMVQDGGPNQSFSTSSLIVDQDLPRTSRAEELDCYCKTVFNRVDADDAAVVYSIIKESAGVQTAQNDTGVSNEGNVARTVNTTSLVAVNVQPNLVVSNKPNAVKGLKKSSHVEAVSQKDNKTESIKLSTEKQAYQTDVVTLGSIEPNISSKSSSASSKEPQALASTTVKNLNPEVHPRVEKSGRRNVKVGQKRQKRKGKHTKKKKKKTTMNKVTPEP
- the LOC143447372 gene encoding uncharacterized protein LOC143447372 isoform X6; this encodes MKSVFVVLIIYVWMFEATSNSITTIPPIDDSDVIASGVQPFIVSAAFNRTPFSEHCRWDDNMPFINFSFSSPCQFVANSVKGIEIDCDYDAASSWVSTNLTFYNPLPVGPLTIFLHCDGRSVVVLALTVATCDVDSSSYPGVVVNCPGPCGFNATGTLSCQDGYKENEKEVHCLLNGTFSDNLECQPIGLTGDPPSAGLIIGISIGCLALVIAISVAFYCFIEKIQRRINPADGQHGERKDHSHVVAHHNGEEKVKFEKKERIAMDANALEGNGKLRLPPLQKPPLLPPANAIAGNLPNNQPPSPGIPPNGGAEPNAQIARQGYDANDATTMVQDGGPNQSFSTSSLIVDQDLPRTSRAVFNRVDADDAAVVYSIIKESAGVQTAQNDTGVSNEGNVARTVNTTSLVAVNVQPNLVVSNKPNAVKGLKKSSHVEAVSQKDNKTESIKLSTEKQAYQTDVVTLGSIEPNISSKSSSASSKEPQALASTTVKNLNPEVHPRVEKSGRRNVKVGQKRQKRKGKHTKKKKKKTTMNKVTPEP
- the LOC143447372 gene encoding uncharacterized protein LOC143447372 isoform X7, translated to MKSVFVVLIIYVWMFEATSNSITTIPPIDDSDVIASGVQPFIVSAAFNRTPFSEHCRWDDNMPFINFSFSSPCQFVANSVKGIEIDCDYDAASSWVSTNLTFYNPLPVGPLTIFLHCDGRSVVVLALTVATCDVDSSSYPGVVVNCPGPCGFNATGTLSCQDGYKENEKEVHCLLNGTFSDNLECQPIGLTGDPPSAGLIIGISIGCLALVIAISVAFYCFIEKIQRRINPADGQHGERKDHSHVVAHHNGEEKVKFEKKERIAMDANALEGNGKLRLPPLQKPPLLPPANAIAGNLPNNQPPSPGIPPNGGAEPNAQIARQGFSSVNAAETDKAYSLEQDDQTNAGYDANDATTMVQDGGPNQSFSTSSLIVDQDLPRTSRAGVSNEGNVARTVNTTSLVAVNVQPNLVVSNKPNAVKGLKKSSHVEAVSQKDNKTESIKLSTEKQAYQTDVVTLGSIEPNISSKSSSASSKEPQALASTTVKNLNPEVHPRVEKSGRRNVKVGQKRQKRKGKHTKKKKKKTTMNKVTPEP
- the LOC143447372 gene encoding uncharacterized protein LOC143447372 isoform X8, producing the protein MKSVFVVLIIYVWMFEATSNSITTIPPIDDSDVIASGVQPFIVSAAFNRTPFSEHCRWDDNMPFINFSFSSPCQFVANSVKGIEIDCDYDAASSWVSTNLTFYNPLPVGPLTIFLHCDGRSVVVLALTVATCDVDSSSYPGVVVNCPGPCGFNATGTLSCQDGYKENEKEVHCLLNGTFSDNLECQPIGLTGDPPSAGLIIGISIGCLALVIAISVAFYCFIEKIQRRINPADGQHGERKDHSHVVAHHNGEEKVKFEKKERIAMDANALEGNGKLRLPPLQKPPLLPPANAIAGNLPNNQPPSPGIPPNGGAEPNAQIARQGFSSVNAAETDKAYSLEQDDQTNAGYDANDATTMVQDGGPNQSFSTSSLIVDQDLPRTSRAGVSNEGNVARTVNTTSLVAVNVQPNLVSNKPNAVKGLKKSSHVEAVSQKDNKTESIKLSTEKQAYQTDVVTLGSIEPNISSKSSSASSKEPQALASTTVKNLNPEVHPRVEKSGRRNVKVGQKRQKRKGKHTKKKKKKTTMNKVTPEP
- the LOC143447372 gene encoding uncharacterized protein LOC143447372 isoform X9; the protein is MKSVFVVLIIYVWMFEATSNSITTIPPIDDSDVIASGVQPFIVSAAFNRTPFSEHCRWDDNMPFINFSFSSPCQFVANSVKGIEIDCDYDAASSWVSTNLTFYNPLPVGPLTIFLHCDGRSVVVLALTVATCDVDSSSYPGVVVNCPGPCGFNATGTLSCQDGYKENEKEVHCLLNGTFSDNLECQPIGLTGDPPSAGLIIGISIGCLALVIAISVAFYCFIEKIQRRINPADGQHGERKDHSHVVAHHNGEEKVKFEKKERIAMDANALEGNGKLRLPPLQKPPLLPPANAIAGNLPNNQPPSPGIPPNGGAEPNAQIARQGYDANDATTMVQDGGPNQSFSTSSLIVDQDLPRTSRAGVSNEGNVARTVNTTSLVAVNVQPNLVVSNKPNAVKGLKKSSHVEAVSQKDNKTESIKLSTEKQAYQTDVVTLGSIEPNISSKSSSASSKEPQALASTTVKNLNPEVHPRVEKSGRRNVKVGQKRQKRKGKHTKKKKKKTTMNKVTPEP
- the LOC143447372 gene encoding uncharacterized protein LOC143447372 isoform X2, with protein sequence MKSVFVVLIIYVWMFEATSNSITTIPPIDDSDVIASGVQPFIVSAAFNRTPFSEHCRWDDNMPFINFSFSSPCQFVANSVKGIEIDCDYDAASSWVSTNLTFYNPLPVGPLTIFLHCDGRSVVVLALTVATCDVDSSSYPGVVVNCPGPCGFNATGTLSCQDGYKENEKEVHCLLNGTFSDNLECQPIGLTGDPPSAGLIIGISIGCLALVIAISVAFYCFIEKIQRRINPADGQHGERKDHSHVVAHHNGEEKVKFEKKERIAMDANALEGNGKLRLPPLQKPPLLPPANAIAGNLPNNQPPSPGIPPNGGAEPNAQIARQGFSSVNAAETDKAYSLEQDDQTNAGYDANDATTMVQDGGPNQSFSTSSLIVDQDLPRTSRAEELDCYCKTVFNRVDADDAAVVYSIIKESAGVQTAQNDTGVSNEGNVARTVNTTSLVAVNVQPNLVSNKPNAVKGLKKSSHVEAVSQKDNKTESIKLSTEKQAYQTDVVTLGSIEPNISSKSSSASSKEPQALASTTVKNLNPEVHPRVEKSGRRNVKVGQKRQKRKGKHTKKKKKKTTMNKVTPEP
- the LOC143447372 gene encoding uncharacterized protein LOC143447372 isoform X4, whose amino-acid sequence is MKSVFVVLIIYVWMFEATSNSITTIPPIDDSDVIASGVQPFIVSAAFNRTPFSEHCRWDDNMPFINFSFSSPCQFVANSVKGIEIDCDYDAASSWVSTNLTFYNPLPVGPLTIFLHCDGRSVVVLALTVATCDVDSSSYPGVVVNCPGPCGFNATGTLSCQDGYKENEKEVHCLLNGTFSDNLECQPIGLTGDPPSAGLIIGISIGCLALVIAISVAFYCFIEKIQRRINPADGQHGERKDHSHVVAHHNGEEKVKFEKKERIAMDANALEGNGKLRLPPLQKPPLLPPANAIAGNLPNNQPPSPGIPPNGGAEPNAQIARQGFSSVNAAETDKAYSLEQDDQTNAGYDANDATTMVQDGGPNQSFSTSSLIVDQDLPRTSRAVFNRVDADDAAVVYSIIKESAGVQTAQNDTGVSNEGNVARTVNTTSLVAVNVQPNLVVSNKPNAVKGLKKSSHVEAVSQKDNKTESIKLSTEKQAYQTDVVTLGSIEPNISSKSSSASSKEPQALASTTVKNLNPEVHPRVEKSGRRNVKVGQKRQKRKGKHTKKKKKKTTMNKVTPEP
- the LOC143447372 gene encoding uncharacterized protein LOC143447372 isoform X3 yields the protein MKSVFVVLIIYVWMFEATSNSITTIPPIDDSDVIASGVQPFIVSAAFNRTPFSEHCRWDDNMPFINFSFSSPCQFVANSVKGIEIDCDYDAASSWVSTNLTFYNPLPVGPLTIFLHCDGRSVVVLALTVATCDVDSSSYPGVVVNCPGPCGFNATGTLSCQDGYKENEKEVHCLLNGTFSDNLECQPIGDPPSAGLIIGISIGCLALVIAISVAFYCFIEKIQRRINPADGQHGERKDHSHVVAHHNGEEKVKFEKKERIAMDANALEGNGKLRLPPLQKPPLLPPANAIAGNLPNNQPPSPGIPPNGGAEPNAQIARQGFSSVNAAETDKAYSLEQDDQTNAGYDANDATTMVQDGGPNQSFSTSSLIVDQDLPRTSRAEELDCYCKTVFNRVDADDAAVVYSIIKESAGVQTAQNDTGVSNEGNVARTVNTTSLVAVNVQPNLVVSNKPNAVKGLKKSSHVEAVSQKDNKTESIKLSTEKQAYQTDVVTLGSIEPNISSKSSSASSKEPQALASTTVKNLNPEVHPRVEKSGRRNVKVGQKRQKRKGKHTKKKKKKTTMNKVTPEP